Within the Setaria viridis chromosome 3, Setaria_viridis_v4.0, whole genome shotgun sequence genome, the region CCGAATTGGTTGAGGCCGTATGCTGTTTccccggcggctgcggcgtTGAGCTTGACGACGatgcggcgattggccttgaaCAACTTGTACCGGCACTCCTCCTCGCCGACGTCCCTGTAGGTCTTCTCGTACTTGGCCTTCCACCCCACGAACATCCGGCGGGTCTCCTCCTCGTACGATCCCTCCCCCATCCGGACCCTGTGCCCACGGAAGATCTCCTCCATGGCGTGGGCGCTGAGGCCGTTGAGGCCGGATGTGGTCACCCCGGCGGCGTTGTGCCGGGCGACGGTGCGGCGGGTGTCCTTGAACAACGCGTACCGGCACTCCTCTTCGCCGGCGTATTTATAGGTAATCTTGTACTTGGCCTTCCACTGCACGAACATCCGGCGGGTCTCCTGCTCGTACGTATCCGAGGCCGCAggcgacagcagcagcagcagcagcgccggcgaCACCAGAAGCAtcagcagcgccgccggcatGAGAGCAGCCCTGGAGCCCCACATCGCCGCAACCACGAGGCCAACGACAGGGGGAGGAGGGTAACTCCAGAGGCTGCAaggcccccgcggcggccggtCCAAGACGGCGGGGAGCTAGGCGGGAGGCGACGGATCCAGGGGCAGCCGTCCCGAGGGCGACGAGAtgaatccattaaacctaattaatccatcattagcaaatgtttactgtagcatcacattatcaaatcatgaactaattaggcttaatagattcgtctcgccgtttagcctccagctgtgtaataggttttgtaaatagtctacatataatactcctaattagtatctaaatattcgacgtgacaggtgctaaaaataagttaggGGACCAAGCGGTCCCttaggagagaagaaaaaggtgGATGGGACTTAACGAATCGGAAATAATTGTCTTGGGTACTCCAAGGAAGCATACAGTACGGTCAAGATAGATTTCGGCATATTTCGGGGTAattttcgagctcccgtgacctatatagcacacgttttcttggctgaaaatgggtccggaggtcattttcacggtttcggactagcccccacgttttcgacccaggttgctgatgtggctgttttcgggctcccgtaacctatagcaaacgttttcttggccgaaaacgggtccggagaccattttcacggcttcagaccatccccacggtttcgacatcggttgctggtgtggctgttttcggactccgtgacctatagcacacgttttcttgggcaaaaacgggtccggaggctattttcacggcttcggaccacccccatgttttcgatcccggtggccgatgtggccgttttcgggctcccgtgacctatagcacacgttttcttggccgaacacgggtccATAAGATATTTTTACGGTTTcagaccatccccacgttttcgaccatggtgactggtgtggccgttttggggctaccGTGACCTATGTCAAACGTTTTCTTGGCTGAAATCGGGTCCGGAGtcgattttcacggctttggaccatcgcccacgttttcgaccatctggccgttttggggctcccgtgacctatagctcaTGTTTTCTGGGTCgcaaacgggtccggaggccatttttactgctttggaccatcccccacattttcatccaaggttgccggtgtggccggtttagggctcccgtgacctatcgcacacgttttctttgctgaaaaggGGTCCAGAGGCCtctttcacggcttcggaccatcccccatgttttcgacacttgttgccggtgtggccgtttttggctcccgtaacctataccacacgttttcttagctgaaaacgggtccggaggcgatttcacagcttcggaccatATCCCACGTTTTTTACCCTGgtggcccgtgtggccgttttggggctcccttgacctatagcacacattttcatggccgaaaacgggtccggaggccattttcacggctttagaccatcccccacgttttcgacaccggttgccggtgtggccattttagggctctcgtgacctataacacatgtTTTCTTCGTCGAAAACATGTCCGGAGgcgattttcacggcttcgtaccatccccacgttttcgacctcggtggccggtgtagcCGTTTTGGGGCTATCGTGACCTatggcacacgttttcttggctgaaaacgggtccagaggcgatgttcacagcttcggaccattgaccacgttttcgacaccggtggCTCGTGTGGctgttttggggctcccgtgacctatgtcacatgttttcttggccgaaaataggtccggaggccattttcacggtttcgaaccatccccacatttttgagTTTGGTGGCCGGTGTAGCCGTTTTGGGGCTACCGTGACCTATGGCACACGTTTTCTTagcccaaaacgggtccagaggcgattttcacagcttcggaccatcccccacgttttcaacattggttgccggtgtggctatgtttgggctcccgtgacctatagcacacgttttcttggccgaacataggtccggaggccatttttacggtttcggaccatcccccacgttttcgacaccggttgccggtgtggccggtttagggctcccgtgacctatagcacacgttttctttgctgaaaaggggtccggaggccattttcacggctttggacTAGGGCCCTcgttttcgacccaggttgccggtgtggctgttttcgggctcccgtaacctatagcacaccttttcttggGTGAAAAcgggtcccgaggccattttcacgactttgtaccatcccccacgttttcgacgttggtggccggtgtggccattttggggctctcgtgacctataggaGATGTtatcttggccgaaaacgggttgtgaggccattttcacggattCGGactatcccccacgttttcgaccctggtggctggtgtggccgttttggggctacTGTGACCTATGTCaaacgttttcttggccgaaaacaggtccggaggcgattttcacggtttcggaccatcgcccacgttttcaaccccggtggtcggtgtggctgttttcgggctcccgtgacctataacagaCATTTTCCCGGCCAAAAACgagtcaagaggccattttcacagatTTGGACCATCCTTCACATTTTCAACCCTGGTGGCCCgtgtggccattttggggcTACCGTTTCTAGGCTGAAAACGGGTCTGAAGgcgattttcacggcttcgaaccatccccctcgttttcgaccctggtgagtttagtttagatctcatcggcttgtggctccaGCTATGATAGAGCAACATCTCAACAACATCCTTTTTTCTATCGGCCGCCTGGCCGATGGTTATCGCAAAATATATTAAATCagctggatggccgatgaatcactcacattcatcaagatACTAGAATCGGCTTCACAACCGacatatttgtcatgatttattttgttgcaccattatcgctactgtgccaggattatatcggcctgatctgccagttgcctcggacttcacaatgACTaacatctccttgtcagttgaatggtcaaactgactagcatgcccgcgcacaccacgcgcgccgatttggattctgcactggagttaagtagatctcccaggtcctcatgtgctgatgcagggtccaccactgctaggattttgcgtcaacacattttgtccggatgccattttcacgtttttggttcatcccccacgttttcgaccccggtggccggtgtcgctgttttcgggctcccgcaacctatagcacacgttttcctagccGAACACACGTTCACATACCTTTTtaacatcttcggtccatcccccacgttttcgaccccggtggccggtgtcgttGTTTTTGGGcttccatgacctatagcacacgttttcgtgtcTGAAAACGCatccggatgccattttcacgacttcggtccatcacccacgttttcgactccggTGGCCGGCGTCGCTGTTTTTGGTCtgccatgacctatagcacacgttttcaaggCCAAAAATGCATCCGGAGGCCACTTTCACATTTTTGACCCGATGGTCAGTGTCGCTATTTTTGGTCTTCCCTGACCTATAGCACGAGTTTTCATGACCGAAAACGCGTCCGAGTCCATTTTCCCATCTTCGATTCATTcgccacattttcgaccccggtggccggtgtcgcagTTTTTGGGCTCCCGCGACCGATAGCAGACATTTTCGAGGCCGAAAATGCGTCTGGAGACCATTGTAACATCTTCGGTCCACCACCTacattttcgacctcggtgtCCCTGTTTTTGgacttccgtgacctatagcacacgttttcgtggccgaaTATGCGTCCGAAGGCTATTTTTACGTCtgcggtccatcccccacgttttcgaccccgatggccGATGTCGCTGTTTCCAGttttccgtgacctatagcacacgttttgttggctgaaaacgcgtctggaggtcattttcacgttttcgtcCTAGGTGGTCGGTGTCGCTCTTTTCGGGCTTCCGTGgtctataacacacgttttcgtaGCCAAAAACGCCTCTGGACGCCATTTTCTCATCTTCGTTTcaccccccacgttttcgaccccggtggccggtgtcactATTTTCGGgttcccatgacctatagcagacATTTTCCTggctgaaaacgcgtccggaggccattttaacgtcttcggtccatcccccacgttttcgaccccggtggtcggcGTCGCAGTTTTTGGGCTTTCGTGACTTATATCACACGTTTTCGGGTCCGAAAACGCGTCCAttggccattttcacgttttcaaccccgatGTTCGGTGTTGCTATTTTCgggttcccgtgacctatagcacacgttttcatggtcgaaaatgcgtccggatgccattttcacgtcttcggtccatcacccacgttttcgactccggTGGCCGACGTCGCTGTTTTCGGTCTGCTGTGACCTGTAGTGCaggttttcatggccgaaaacgcgtccagaGGCCACTTTGACGTTTTCGACCCGATGGTTGGTGTCACTGTTTTagggcttccgtgacctatagcacacgtttcctGGCCGAAATTGCGTCTGGGGACCATTTtaacgtcttcggtccatccaccacgttttcaacctcggtggccggtgtcgctgttttcgagcttctgtgacctatagcacacgttttcgtggccgaaaacatGTCTGGAGGCCTTTTTCACGTTTACGACCCCAGTGGTCGGTATCattgttttcgggctcccatgacctatagcacacgttttcgcgGAAAATATCGTGTCCGGAGgacattttcacgtctttggtccatcccccacatttttgacccgtgcggccgttttggggctcccgtgacctatagcacacgttttcgtggccgaacacggatccggaggccatttttactaCTTCGGACCgtaccccacgttttcgacaccggttgccgcTGTTGCCGTTTTAGGGCTCCcgcgacctatagcacatgctttcttgtccgaaaacgggtccagaggctTTTTTCATGGCTTCGTACGTACCATCCCCAaagttttcgaccccggtggccggtgtggctgttttggggctcccgtgacctataggagatggtttcttggccgaacacgggtccgaaggcgattttcacggcttcggaccatcctccacgttttcaaccccagTGGCCAGTgcggccattttcgggctcctgtgacctatagcacacattttcttggccgaacac harbors:
- the LOC117847983 gene encoding uncharacterized protein, which codes for MWGSRAALMPAALLMLLVSPALLLLLLSPAASDTYEQETRRMFVQWKAKYKITYKYAGEEECRYALFKDTRRTVARHNAAGVTTSGLNGLSAHAMEEIFRGHRVRMGEGSYEEETRRMFVGWKAKYEKTYRDVGEEECRYKLFKANRRIVVKLNAAAAGETAYGLNQFGDLTNEEVRECCDGRGGEIEGELSAMCQAAVAGYMVYDRLIRSQVCRCITSELKQTESGGSAIPGDEAHMQI